CGCGCTTATAAACTGACTGTATTGCATACTCTGGATAAAAATAACTTGGGAGCCAACCGCTATGACTCAAAAGTTTCTCTATACTGTCCCTAATCAGATCCCGTTTTTAACAGTAGATTATCGGTATTTTCATggagataaaaattttacaaaaatgaatTACTATATCTTAAAAAtagaattgtttatttaattatttacaaatcGGTTATGTGCATATGCGGTATAAATGCGATTATTTAATTCATTccataaaatgaaaaaatataaaatcttaTTCTTGAcgatacatacatatacacatacgtaaattaaaataatctaTAAACAAATCGCAATGAAAATTACACAGCGAATTAACAAGTCAAGTAATTGCGGTTATTAAACAGCTAAGTCAgttttataaaagtatagttttttctcttgtaagaTTGCGCCTGCTATAATATATAGTAGTAAAATCAGTCATGTATCACCCACCGGTTTAATCCATGCATAATTGtgcttttttaatatttcgcAACCACTATAATCATACGGTGTGCTGAGGGCAGAGATAACAGCAGCGGCGACGTCTTCTTCGCGTAATATCGGCATTTTCGATGGCTCAAATTGAAATGGAAATGGAACAATGTCctggattaaaaaaaaaatcacatcattTTCTTCATTAACAAAGTACGCCATAAAGTACTCACCGTAATAGGTGTTTTGGAACTTAAGAATATATCCTGAGTCTCGACGAAGTCTCTCACCAAGTTCGTCGACATCTCATAGATAAAATCGCTGAACTTTTTCGTTTCCTCTGGAAACCTTAGGTTGATATCACTGCGTTCATaacgtaaaatatttaatggcTTTCCGTTGGCAAATATCGGATTCGAAAAATTTTTAGCTTTACATGGGTATACCTGTTTACGTTCAATATGTGGCTTTCGTGCTTCGGATTGTCCTTCATTAATTTGGCAGCGTGAATCGCGCAGTTGGAGACGCCGTAAATGCTAATTTCTTTGGATTCGACGTAGTCATTATAGTCAATTTCTGTATATAcgtaacaaaaatttcattgAATACAGAGATTCGTAACAGAGATTTTCGGATATTATTGTGCTTGAAAATACCTGTTATGTCATCAATACTCAGGTATCCAGTATTGTTGACAAGAACGTTCAAGGAACCAAAATGATGTTTAACCCAATTCAAAGTTTCCTCGATGTCCTCTTTATATTTGATGTTGCATACTCTTGGGTAAAATATTCCTGGTGCATTCTCAATATCCAAAAATTCCTTTATATCATCCATTGAATTATATCTGAATGACAAACCAACGACAATCATGCCGTACTTGATGAGTTCCTTGATAATTTCCTGAGCGAGACTAGATCCTGCCCTCGTGACCACGGCTATTTTTCCAT
The sequence above is drawn from the Nasonia vitripennis strain AsymCx chromosome 4, Nvit_psr_1.1, whole genome shotgun sequence genome and encodes:
- the LOC100120547 gene encoding farnesol dehydrogenase-like, translated to MDRWNGKIAVVTRAGSSLAQEIIKELIKYGMIVVGLSFRYNSMDDIKEFLDIENAPGIFYPRVCNIKYKEDIEETLNWVKHHFGSLNVLVNNTGYLSIDDITEIDYNDYVESKEISIYGVSNCAIHAAKLMKDNPKHESHILNVNSDINLRFPEETKKFSDFIYEMSTNLVRDFVETQDIFLSSKTPITDIVPFPFQFEPSKMPILREEDVAAAVISALSTPYDYSGCEILKKHNYAWIKPVGDT